From a region of the Nitrospira sp. genome:
- the lspA gene encoding signal peptidase II produces the protein MRNLALASVTGSIIFLDQLTKQQIMKTMRLHESIPIIPNLFSLTYIRNPGAAFGLLAGSSNAFRMVFFGLTSIFALGLLGTILLRMPEEDWMGRVSVAGILGGAIGNLIDRLRFGEVIDFLDVYIDNYHWPAFNVADSAITVGVIVLIIHFAFEKRADPPTASETSSVP, from the coding sequence TTGCGGAATCTGGCCTTGGCGTCGGTGACCGGCAGCATCATTTTCCTGGATCAACTGACGAAACAGCAGATCATGAAAACCATGCGGCTCCATGAATCGATCCCCATCATTCCCAACCTCTTCAGTTTGACGTACATTCGAAATCCCGGTGCGGCATTCGGTTTGCTGGCCGGGAGCAGCAACGCGTTTCGGATGGTCTTCTTTGGGTTGACGTCGATTTTTGCCCTTGGCCTGCTGGGCACGATTCTGCTACGGATGCCGGAAGAGGATTGGATGGGGCGTGTCAGTGTTGCAGGAATTCTCGGTGGCGCGATCGGGAACCTCATCGACCGGCTGCGTTTTGGAGAAGTGATCGACTTTCTGGATGTCTATATCGACAACTACCACTGGCCTGCATTCAATGTGGCGGATTCTGCGATTACCGTCGGGGTGATCGTCCTCATCATTCACTTCGCCTTTGAGAAACGAGCCGATCCCCCTACTGCTTCGGA
- the ileS gene encoding isoleucine--tRNA ligase translates to MDYKSTLNLPKTDFPMKANLPQREPEMLVWWEQQKLYDRIQATGAGRPRYVLHDGPPYANGRIHIGHALNKILKDIIVKSKTMAGFHAPYVPGWDCHGLPIEHQVMKELGDKKKDLDVSAIRRLCREYAERYVNIQRDEFKRLGVLGEWDHPYLTMTPGYEATIIREFGKFVEHGGVYKGLKPVLWCTHDQTALAEAEVEYDDHTSPSIYVKFPVVTSPLVLAKAFPGISFPEGMKLVSVVIWTTTPWTLPANQAVCLHRDFDYVFVQVGDELLIVAEKLLESVAKSCGLTDYRAVGVKKGGEGFEGLETQRPLSTGLSPILLGDFVTLEQGTGCVHIAPGHGMEDYLLVLEHNAKASPGERLEILAPVDNGGRFTPVVKEFAGQHVLKANPKIVEYLKANGRLLGHGLLNHSYPHCWRCKNPVIFRATEQWFVSMETNDLRRETLVEIERVRWIPSYGRDRIFGMIENRPDWCLSRQRVWGVPIPGFTCHTCHHVLADPVVIEHVAALMESKGADVWFERSALDLLPAGTACPKCGGTKFEKERDILDVWFESGVSYAAVLKSRKWWPADLYLEGSDQHRGWFHSALLAGITTDHRAPYQAVLTHGFVVDGQGKKMSKSAGNVVAPQDVIKQSGAEILRLWVAAQDYREDLRISQEILNHLIEAYRKIRNTSRFLLSNLYDFDPAAHRVPYEQLPELDRWALLRLGGLITKVRRAYEDFEFHTIFHALNNFCAVDLSAVYLDILKDRLYTFRADSPLRRGSQTVLFEVAVTLSKLMAPVLSFTAEEIWRTLAAQVPGGMETTSVHLASFPEPDPAWADARLAERWERLLKYRAQVQGVLEERRREKVIGSSLEAHVHLTTDVPTGQWLDISPEDLGALFIVSQVSVDQRPDATSDLAVSVTKSAHGKCERCWNYRPAVGTFPDHPTLCDRCLEAIR, encoded by the coding sequence ATGGACTATAAGTCAACACTTAACCTTCCCAAAACCGATTTCCCGATGAAGGCCAACTTGCCGCAGCGGGAACCGGAGATGCTGGTCTGGTGGGAGCAACAGAAGCTCTATGACCGAATCCAAGCGACGGGTGCGGGACGGCCTCGGTATGTACTTCACGATGGCCCTCCGTATGCCAACGGCCGAATTCATATCGGACATGCCCTCAACAAAATTCTGAAAGATATCATCGTCAAGTCCAAAACCATGGCAGGCTTCCACGCGCCGTATGTGCCCGGATGGGACTGCCACGGGTTGCCGATCGAACATCAAGTCATGAAGGAACTGGGCGACAAGAAGAAGGACTTAGATGTGTCGGCGATTCGTCGGCTCTGCCGTGAGTATGCCGAACGATACGTCAACATCCAGCGAGATGAGTTCAAGCGACTCGGAGTGCTGGGAGAATGGGACCACCCGTACCTCACCATGACCCCTGGCTATGAAGCGACGATTATTCGCGAGTTCGGGAAATTTGTCGAGCATGGAGGGGTGTACAAGGGCCTCAAGCCCGTACTCTGGTGCACCCACGATCAAACGGCACTGGCGGAAGCGGAAGTCGAGTATGATGACCACACCTCGCCATCGATCTATGTGAAGTTTCCGGTCGTCACCTCGCCCCTTGTTTTGGCAAAGGCCTTTCCCGGGATCTCCTTTCCGGAAGGAATGAAGCTGGTCTCCGTCGTCATCTGGACGACAACACCCTGGACCTTACCGGCCAATCAAGCGGTCTGTCTCCATCGTGATTTCGATTATGTCTTCGTCCAAGTCGGTGATGAACTGCTGATTGTGGCGGAGAAACTTCTGGAGAGCGTTGCCAAGTCTTGTGGGCTCACTGATTATCGCGCGGTGGGGGTGAAGAAAGGCGGAGAAGGATTCGAGGGGTTGGAGACACAACGCCCCCTTTCCACCGGCTTGTCACCTATCCTACTCGGAGACTTTGTAACCCTCGAGCAGGGAACCGGCTGCGTACACATCGCCCCTGGCCACGGGATGGAGGACTATCTCCTCGTCCTGGAACACAACGCCAAGGCGTCACCAGGTGAACGACTCGAAATCCTGGCGCCGGTCGACAATGGCGGGCGATTCACGCCGGTCGTGAAGGAATTCGCCGGACAGCATGTCTTGAAGGCGAATCCAAAGATTGTCGAATACCTCAAGGCGAATGGACGTTTGCTCGGTCATGGCTTGTTGAACCATTCCTATCCGCACTGTTGGCGGTGCAAGAATCCGGTGATCTTTCGTGCGACCGAGCAGTGGTTCGTCTCTATGGAGACGAATGATTTGCGAAGAGAAACACTGGTGGAAATCGAACGGGTCCGATGGATCCCAAGCTATGGCCGCGATCGGATCTTCGGCATGATTGAAAACCGTCCGGACTGGTGTCTTTCGCGTCAGCGGGTGTGGGGCGTGCCGATTCCTGGGTTTACGTGTCATACCTGTCATCATGTCCTTGCCGACCCTGTCGTGATCGAGCATGTCGCCGCGTTGATGGAATCGAAGGGGGCGGATGTCTGGTTCGAACGATCTGCGCTTGATTTATTGCCCGCAGGAACGGCATGTCCGAAGTGCGGAGGTACCAAGTTTGAGAAGGAACGTGACATTCTCGATGTGTGGTTTGAATCCGGCGTCAGTTACGCGGCAGTCTTGAAATCGAGGAAGTGGTGGCCGGCTGATTTGTATCTTGAAGGTTCTGACCAACATCGCGGTTGGTTTCATAGCGCCCTGCTGGCCGGAATCACAACCGATCATCGGGCGCCGTATCAAGCGGTATTGACCCATGGCTTCGTCGTGGACGGGCAGGGCAAGAAGATGTCCAAGTCGGCCGGCAATGTCGTCGCGCCCCAGGACGTCATCAAGCAGTCGGGCGCGGAAATCCTCCGCTTGTGGGTGGCGGCTCAAGACTATCGTGAGGATCTCCGCATCTCGCAGGAGATCTTGAATCATCTGATCGAGGCCTATCGGAAGATCCGCAACACGTCCCGCTTCTTACTGAGCAATCTGTACGATTTTGATCCGGCGGCGCATCGTGTTCCCTACGAGCAGTTACCCGAGTTGGACCGTTGGGCACTACTGCGTCTTGGTGGACTGATTACGAAGGTGCGACGAGCGTATGAAGATTTCGAGTTCCACACGATCTTCCATGCCCTGAACAATTTTTGCGCGGTCGACCTCAGCGCCGTGTATCTCGACATTCTCAAGGATCGACTCTATACCTTCCGCGCCGACTCACCTTTGAGGCGAGGGTCACAGACCGTCCTGTTTGAAGTCGCGGTGACGCTGTCAAAACTCATGGCGCCGGTATTGAGTTTCACGGCGGAAGAAATCTGGCGGACGCTGGCCGCGCAGGTACCCGGAGGGATGGAAACCACGAGCGTGCATCTCGCCTCGTTTCCCGAGCCGGATCCGGCTTGGGCCGATGCGAGGCTGGCGGAACGGTGGGAGCGACTGCTGAAATATCGTGCGCAGGTCCAAGGAGTTTTGGAGGAACGGCGCCGCGAGAAAGTCATTGGCTCTTCGCTCGAAGCGCATGTTCATCTCACCACCGATGTGCCGACCGGTCAGTGGCTGGATATCTCGCCCGAGGATTTGGGCGCTTTGTTTATCGTCTCGCAGGTGAGCGTTGATCAACGGCCCGATGCGACGTCCGATCTCGCCGTCTCCGTAACCAAGTCGGCGCATGGCAAATGCGAGCGCTGCTGGAACTACCGGCCGGCTGTCGGAACCTTCCCCGACCATCCTACCCTCTGTGACCGGTGCCTGGAGGCAATCCGTTGA